In one Acidimicrobiia bacterium genomic region, the following are encoded:
- a CDS encoding CoA transferase translates to MATLLEGLRVLDLAGEAAAIAGRVLGDLGADVVVVEPPGGAPLRGQPNRFRAWAAGKGSVEVTGPDDPALDELLATAEVVIDTPGAPDALTIDPGRAPHAVWVSVTPFGTTGPREGWRASDLGVLAASGNMYATGNPDRPPVRCTEPSGYNHSGGEAAFAVLTALWTGAPQRVDLSMVECTDIANMAQPARYARSGYRGTRLGANIGRSREIWPVKDGWVSFGLRGGKARIPSLQIITKVVSEEDGVDASVLLAQDWSTWAIEEVPEETLRAVERAVGEYFSRHTMQELYELACETNLMLAPANSPKQILASKQLDARGFFAPLGDAKQFPVSFVQVRAADGEVDRVTPRSPAPELGGGPQVSWGPAHALPANAAWKPGTSAWHGVKILEFGSGAAGPIATRYFVEHGATVIRVESRARPDFLRMMAIGPRNPHGVEGSEMYDGLNVGKKNVTLNLKHPESVALVKRLVVEWADAIAENYAPRAMRNFGLDYDTLSAIKPDLVMISACLNGQTGPHKDYPGFGGQGSALSGYNWLTGWPDREPVGPMGTITDSLAPRYVSTALAAGLHYRRRTGKGCYLDLAQVESGIWTLTPWLLEYQLDGVVGARDGNRSRRAVPHAAFPCVDEGDVSDRWVAIACWSDEEWAALAKIIGVDDASLSTLEARQERIDEVEAAVSAWTSSRSRETIANELQARGIEAVPVQDFGDVHDDPQLASRNHFVALEHPFMGPGLYERNGFRIADAPSGYDRAGPTMGQDNDWVLGELLGLSREEQERLLSEGAVE, encoded by the coding sequence ATGGCAACACTGCTGGAGGGCCTCCGCGTCCTGGACCTGGCCGGCGAGGCGGCCGCGATCGCGGGGCGGGTCCTCGGTGACCTCGGCGCCGACGTGGTGGTGGTCGAGCCCCCGGGCGGCGCCCCGCTGCGGGGCCAACCGAACCGGTTCCGGGCCTGGGCTGCGGGCAAGGGGAGCGTGGAGGTCACGGGTCCCGACGACCCCGCCCTCGACGAGCTGCTCGCCACCGCCGAAGTGGTCATCGACACTCCCGGCGCGCCCGACGCGCTGACGATCGATCCCGGCCGCGCCCCACACGCCGTGTGGGTGAGCGTCACGCCCTTCGGCACGACCGGCCCCCGAGAAGGCTGGCGCGCGTCCGACCTCGGCGTGCTCGCCGCGAGCGGGAACATGTACGCGACGGGGAACCCCGACCGACCGCCGGTCCGCTGCACCGAGCCTTCCGGCTACAACCACAGCGGCGGCGAGGCGGCGTTCGCCGTGCTCACCGCGCTCTGGACCGGTGCACCGCAGCGCGTCGACCTCTCGATGGTCGAGTGCACCGACATCGCCAACATGGCGCAGCCGGCGCGCTACGCACGGTCGGGCTACCGGGGCACTCGACTCGGAGCGAACATCGGTCGCTCCCGTGAGATCTGGCCCGTGAAGGATGGCTGGGTGTCGTTCGGCCTCCGCGGGGGGAAGGCGCGCATCCCGAGTCTCCAGATCATCACCAAGGTCGTGAGCGAGGAGGACGGCGTCGACGCGTCGGTGCTGCTCGCGCAGGACTGGTCGACCTGGGCCATCGAGGAGGTGCCCGAGGAGACGTTGCGCGCGGTCGAGCGGGCGGTCGGCGAGTACTTCTCGCGCCACACAATGCAGGAGCTGTACGAACTCGCGTGCGAGACCAACCTCATGCTGGCGCCGGCGAACTCACCGAAGCAGATCCTCGCGAGCAAGCAGCTCGACGCGCGCGGGTTCTTCGCACCGCTCGGTGACGCCAAGCAGTTCCCGGTCTCGTTCGTGCAGGTGCGCGCGGCCGACGGCGAGGTTGACCGGGTCACGCCGCGCTCCCCCGCCCCCGAGCTCGGCGGCGGCCCCCAGGTCTCGTGGGGCCCGGCACACGCGTTGCCCGCAAACGCTGCATGGAAGCCTGGTACGTCCGCGTGGCACGGCGTGAAGATCCTCGAGTTCGGGTCGGGCGCGGCGGGTCCGATCGCGACCCGCTACTTCGTCGAGCACGGCGCGACCGTGATCCGGGTGGAGTCGCGTGCACGCCCCGACTTCCTGCGGATGATGGCCATCGGCCCACGGAATCCCCACGGGGTCGAGGGATCCGAGATGTACGACGGCCTGAACGTGGGCAAGAAGAACGTGACACTCAACCTCAAGCACCCCGAATCGGTCGCGCTCGTGAAACGACTCGTCGTGGAGTGGGCCGACGCGATCGCGGAGAACTACGCGCCGCGCGCGATGCGGAACTTCGGTCTCGACTACGACACGTTGTCGGCGATCAAGCCCGACCTCGTGATGATCAGCGCGTGCCTCAACGGCCAGACCGGCCCGCACAAGGACTACCCCGGGTTCGGCGGTCAGGGTTCCGCGCTCTCGGGGTACAACTGGCTCACGGGCTGGCCAGACCGTGAGCCGGTCGGCCCGATGGGCACGATCACCGACTCCCTCGCGCCGCGGTACGTGTCCACCGCGCTCGCTGCGGGTTTGCACTATCGGCGCCGCACCGGGAAGGGCTGCTACCTCGACCTCGCCCAGGTGGAGAGCGGGATCTGGACCCTCACACCCTGGTTGCTCGAGTACCAGCTCGACGGCGTGGTCGGCGCACGCGACGGCAATCGCTCGCGCCGAGCCGTGCCCCATGCCGCGTTTCCGTGTGTCGACGAGGGCGACGTGTCCGATCGGTGGGTCGCGATCGCCTGCTGGTCCGACGAGGAGTGGGCCGCGCTGGCGAAGATCATCGGCGTGGACGATGCGTCGCTCTCGACGCTCGAGGCCCGCCAAGAGCGGATCGACGAGGTCGAGGCGGCCGTGAGCGCGTGGACGAGCTCACGCAGCCGCGAGACGATAGCGAACGAGCTCCAGGCGCGCGGCATCGAGGCCGTGCCGGTCCAGGACTTCGGTGACGTGCACGACGACCCGCAGCTCGCATCGCGCAACCATTTCGTCGCGCTTGAGCACCCGTTCATGGGTCCCGGTCTCTACGAGCGCAACGGCTTCCGCATCGCCGACGCGCCGAGCGGCTACGACCGCGCCGGCCCGACCATGGGCCAGGACAACGACTGGGTGCTCGGCGAGCTCCTCGGCCTCTCCCGCGAGGAGCAAGAGCGGCTCCTGTCCGAGGGCGCCGTCGAGTAG
- a CDS encoding amidohydrolase family protein: MRDLRVVDADCHILEPPDIWKNWLPEKYQEKAPKLVKDHEGGDAWLHAGGTPDPIGLVSTPGKPFDDFKWYGVTYDEARAGCYNGAERLKDMDIDGVWAELLFPPQRTVGHFLGDDDDDFVLAGIEAYNNFVFEEFCAPDPSRLIGLAQMPSIGIDTAVDALRKAKARGAKGVIISCWPSGDESVSRDDDPFWAAACDEGMPVSIHINIISRKQRAAQRKAAAKAGSGAGLYDMSSEATRAKAIGGMSNVFSATAGAITQMIFTGVFERYPELQVCWIESGVGWIPHFIEAVDDRYWRNRVWGDLPIKHPPSFYWYRNNAATFITDRSGIALRHAAGLDNIMWSSDYPHHGNDWPYSRKVIEDTMGHIPNEEKAQITGGNAARIWHLDD, from the coding sequence ATGCGCGACCTTCGCGTCGTCGACGCCGATTGCCACATCCTCGAGCCACCCGACATCTGGAAGAACTGGCTGCCGGAGAAGTACCAGGAGAAGGCGCCCAAGCTCGTGAAGGACCACGAGGGTGGCGACGCGTGGCTGCACGCCGGCGGCACCCCCGACCCGATCGGTCTCGTGTCGACGCCGGGCAAGCCGTTCGACGACTTCAAGTGGTACGGCGTCACCTACGACGAGGCGCGTGCCGGTTGCTACAACGGTGCCGAGCGTCTCAAGGACATGGACATCGACGGTGTGTGGGCCGAGCTGCTCTTCCCTCCGCAGCGAACAGTCGGCCACTTCCTCGGTGACGACGACGACGACTTCGTCCTCGCTGGCATCGAGGCCTACAACAACTTCGTGTTCGAAGAGTTCTGCGCCCCCGACCCCTCGCGCCTCATCGGCCTCGCGCAAATGCCGTCCATCGGCATCGACACCGCCGTCGACGCGCTCCGCAAGGCCAAGGCCCGCGGCGCGAAGGGTGTGATCATCTCGTGCTGGCCGTCGGGCGATGAGAGCGTGTCACGCGACGATGACCCGTTCTGGGCGGCGGCGTGCGACGAGGGCATGCCGGTGTCGATCCACATCAACATCATCAGCCGGAAGCAGCGCGCCGCGCAGCGCAAGGCGGCGGCGAAGGCGGGATCCGGGGCCGGGCTCTACGACATGTCGAGCGAGGCCACGCGGGCCAAGGCGATCGGCGGGATGAGCAACGTGTTCTCGGCGACTGCAGGCGCGATCACCCAGATGATCTTCACCGGCGTGTTCGAGCGGTACCCCGAGCTTCAGGTCTGCTGGATCGAGAGCGGTGTGGGCTGGATCCCGCATTTCATCGAGGCAGTGGACGACCGGTACTGGCGCAACCGCGTGTGGGGCGATCTCCCGATCAAGCACCCGCCGTCGTTCTACTGGTACCGCAACAACGCGGCGACGTTCATCACCGACCGGTCTGGCATCGCGCTCCGGCACGCTGCGGGTCTCGACAACATCATGTGGTCGAGCGATTACCCGCACCACGGCAACGACTGGCCGTACTCGCGCAAGGTGATCGAAGACACGATGGGGCACATCCCGAACGAGGAGAAGGCGCAGATCACGGGCGGCAATGCCGCGCGCATCTGGCACCTCGACGACTGA
- a CDS encoding DUF5979 domain-containing protein has translation MLGSLSSFRARCAASEGRVRLTAVLTVVAVIGAYLALNIGIAFAHHPVLSGTTTCNTDGSWNVSWIVSNSESASYKWMRLTAASVNNGQTVTGLTINNDTSTNVPESSPNVPPAGQGSVPAQTANIPNSLSSVQLTVSGFWKWPAGQGHSAGQSGPSSTSFTVQRPSNCNAPPGSLQVTKVQVGDPGPGQGYPFTVSVNCVKSGSNVAGFPQSHQFLAAANSASNPWTLTNVPAGAVCSATEADSKGAVKSISGSVTIVTNETKAITVTNTYTPGSLQVTKVQEGAPGPGQGYPFTVSVTCTLNGQNVPGFPQSHDFLAPATSASNPWTISGIPNGSSCSASEADSKGATKTISPTSVTIASSQTKSIQVKNKYADGGKVKITKVQVGNPGPGQGYPFTVDVTCTKNGQTLPGFPQSHEFLAAASSASNPWTIEKIAEGAVCSASEPNSKGAIVSITGGVTIVTNVTKEITVTNTYTPGSLQVTKVIVGTPGPGEGYPFTVDVTCTLNGQTVPAFPQSHDFTAAAPSASNPWTVNNIPSGSSCSATETNSKGAVKSITGPVTITSSQTSSITVTNTYTPGSLQVTKSVTGVPGPDEGFPFTVSVTCTLNGQTVSDFPKNHNFTTGDPGPWVITAIPAGSSCTATETDTGDADQVNITGSPTTIVAGQQALIAVENVFIVGSLQVTKSVTGTPGPNEGYPFTVDVTCTLNGQIVASFPKSHDFTAAAPSASNPWNISNIPSGASCTAGETDDGGADSVNITGSPAVIVADQTKSIGVENVFTVGSAELTKLVTGTPGPGEGYPFTVSLTCTQNGETVPGFPQNHQFDAAAPSGTNPWTVNGIPSGASCTADETDDGGADSVNITGSPAAIVADQTKSIGVENVFGVGALEVTKTVHGEPAIGQGYPFTVDVTCTLNGQTVPGFPKTHDFTTANPGPWTITDIPADALCTATEPDSKGATTVIDPDAGVTIVSEQTREIAVSNIYPSGEAVGSVQVQKAVDGTGKPGVGSNVTYTVNVSCTDGTNVDLTFDATGGVKQVTGIDIDLNTGTNCTVSEPETGGATSVSFSPQNDGKFTLTVNSPAHDIVVTNLFDPQVAGISVTRALPFTGSSSELLWKSGAWLLVIGGLLLLITRRRRKAATQGLAAA, from the coding sequence GTGCTGGGCTCATTGTCGTCGTTCCGTGCACGCTGTGCTGCATCCGAGGGGCGCGTCCGCCTGACGGCCGTCTTGACCGTCGTCGCCGTCATTGGCGCGTACCTCGCGCTCAACATCGGCATCGCGTTCGCGCACCATCCCGTGCTCAGCGGCACGACCACGTGCAACACGGATGGCTCGTGGAACGTGAGCTGGATCGTCTCGAACTCCGAGAGCGCGAGCTACAAGTGGATGCGGCTCACTGCCGCGTCGGTGAACAACGGCCAGACCGTCACCGGGCTCACGATCAACAACGACACGAGCACAAACGTGCCCGAGTCGTCGCCGAACGTCCCGCCCGCGGGTCAGGGCTCGGTCCCGGCACAGACCGCGAACATCCCGAACAGCCTCTCGTCGGTGCAGCTCACGGTGAGCGGCTTCTGGAAGTGGCCCGCAGGTCAGGGTCACAGCGCCGGACAGTCCGGTCCGTCGTCGACCAGCTTCACCGTCCAGCGTCCGAGCAATTGCAACGCGCCGCCCGGCAGTCTCCAGGTCACGAAGGTCCAGGTCGGTGACCCGGGCCCGGGCCAGGGCTACCCGTTCACGGTGTCGGTCAACTGCGTGAAGAGCGGCTCGAACGTGGCCGGTTTCCCGCAGTCGCACCAGTTCCTCGCGGCGGCAAACAGCGCCTCGAACCCGTGGACGCTCACCAACGTCCCTGCAGGCGCGGTGTGCAGCGCGACCGAGGCCGACAGCAAGGGCGCGGTGAAATCGATCAGCGGCTCCGTGACAATCGTCACCAACGAGACGAAGGCGATCACCGTCACGAACACGTACACGCCGGGCAGCCTCCAGGTCACGAAGGTGCAGGAAGGCGCGCCCGGCCCGGGCCAGGGCTACCCGTTCACCGTCTCGGTGACCTGCACGCTCAACGGCCAGAACGTTCCGGGCTTCCCCCAGTCGCACGACTTCCTCGCGCCCGCGACCAGCGCGTCGAACCCCTGGACGATCAGCGGCATCCCGAACGGCTCCTCCTGCTCGGCGAGTGAGGCCGACAGCAAGGGGGCGACGAAGACGATCAGCCCGACCTCCGTCACGATCGCGTCGAGCCAGACGAAGTCGATCCAGGTCAAGAACAAGTACGCAGACGGCGGCAAGGTCAAGATCACGAAGGTCCAGGTCGGCAACCCCGGCCCTGGTCAGGGATACCCGTTCACGGTCGACGTGACCTGCACGAAGAACGGCCAGACGCTGCCGGGCTTCCCCCAGTCGCACGAGTTCCTCGCGGCAGCGAGCAGCGCGTCGAACCCGTGGACGATCGAGAAGATCGCCGAAGGCGCGGTCTGTAGCGCCAGCGAGCCCAACAGCAAGGGCGCGATCGTCTCGATCACCGGTGGCGTCACGATCGTGACGAACGTGACGAAGGAGATCACCGTCACGAACACGTACACGCCGGGCAGCCTCCAGGTGACCAAGGTCATCGTGGGCACGCCGGGCCCGGGGGAGGGCTACCCCTTCACCGTCGATGTCACGTGCACGCTCAACGGCCAGACGGTGCCGGCCTTCCCGCAGTCGCACGACTTCACCGCAGCCGCGCCGAGCGCGTCGAACCCGTGGACGGTCAACAACATCCCGTCGGGCTCGTCGTGCAGCGCGACGGAGACGAACAGCAAGGGCGCGGTCAAGAGCATCACCGGCCCGGTGACGATCACGTCGAGCCAGACGTCGTCGATCACCGTCACGAACACCTACACGCCGGGCAGTCTCCAGGTGACGAAGTCGGTCACCGGTGTACCCGGGCCGGATGAGGGTTTCCCCTTCACCGTGTCCGTGACCTGCACCCTGAACGGTCAGACGGTCTCGGACTTCCCGAAGAACCACAACTTCACGACCGGCGACCCCGGGCCATGGGTGATCACGGCCATCCCGGCGGGATCGTCGTGCACCGCGACCGAGACCGACACCGGTGACGCCGATCAGGTGAACATCACCGGCAGCCCGACGACGATCGTCGCTGGCCAGCAGGCACTGATCGCCGTGGAGAACGTCTTCATCGTCGGCAGCTTGCAGGTGACCAAGTCGGTAACGGGCACGCCCGGCCCGAACGAGGGCTATCCCTTCACGGTCGACGTGACGTGCACGCTCAACGGTCAGATCGTGGCCAGCTTCCCCAAGTCTCACGACTTCACGGCCGCGGCGCCGAGCGCGTCGAACCCGTGGAACATCTCGAACATCCCGTCGGGGGCGTCGTGCACCGCGGGCGAGACGGACGACGGTGGCGCGGATTCGGTGAACATCACCGGGAGTCCGGCGGTCATCGTCGCCGACCAGACGAAGAGCATCGGTGTCGAGAACGTGTTCACGGTTGGGAGCGCGGAGCTGACGAAGCTGGTCACGGGCACGCCCGGGCCGGGTGAGGGCTACCCGTTCACGGTCTCGCTGACCTGCACGCAGAACGGCGAGACGGTGCCGGGCTTTCCGCAGAACCACCAGTTCGACGCGGCGGCGCCGAGTGGGACCAACCCGTGGACCGTGAACGGCATCCCGTCGGGGGCGTCGTGCACCGCGGACGAGACGGACGACGGTGGCGCGGACTCGGTGAACATCACCGGGAGTCCGGCGGCCATCGTCGCCGACCAGACGAAGAGCATCGGCGTCGAGAACGTGTTCGGCGTGGGTGCGCTCGAGGTGACGAAGACGGTGCACGGCGAGCCAGCCATCGGCCAGGGCTACCCGTTCACGGTCGACGTGACGTGCACGCTCAACGGTCAGACGGTGCCCGGCTTCCCGAAGACGCACGACTTCACGACGGCCAACCCCGGGCCTTGGACGATCACCGACATCCCTGCCGACGCGCTGTGCACCGCGACCGAGCCCGACAGCAAGGGTGCGACGACGGTGATCGACCCGGATGCAGGCGTCACGATCGTGTCCGAGCAGACCCGCGAGATCGCGGTCAGCAACATCTACCCCAGTGGTGAGGCGGTCGGCTCCGTGCAGGTGCAGAAGGCGGTCGACGGCACGGGGAAGCCCGGCGTCGGCTCGAACGTGACGTACACGGTCAACGTGAGCTGCACCGACGGCACCAACGTCGACCTGACCTTCGACGCCACCGGTGGCGTCAAGCAAGTCACCGGCATCGACATCGACCTCAACACCGGCACGAACTGCACGGTGAGCGAGCCCGAGACGGGCGGAGCGACCTCGGTGTCGTTCTCGCCGCAGAACGACGGCAAGTTCACGCTCACCGTGAACAGCCCGGCCCACGACATCGTGGTGACCAACCTCTTCGACCCGCAGGTCGCGGGAATCAGCGTGACCCGAGCACTGCCCTTCACGGGATCGAGCTCGGAGCTGCTCTGGAAGTCGGGTGCCTGGCTGCTCGTTATCGGCGGGTTGCTCCTGCTGATCACGCGCCGTCGACGTAAGGCTGCAACGCAGGGGCTGGCAGCCGCGTAA
- a CDS encoding MerR family transcriptional regulator translates to MRIDDLAHQAGLTVDTIRYYQREGLLPPGERCGRTNVYGAEHLDRLARIKELQARRFSLAAIKALLAERREGLVEGIFADRGGATYTLQELIERAGIDPDLAAALRTSGLLRDPAEYGRDAYDGDDLDLLRTMAELHQLGLPAHALVELGRIYADGIEATQREVVDLFTTGGSLPWPDDDLVRFQDDAANAATEILPRARRLVDYLHHRTIQRLTLGAIEHDALPDPADESPVTDT, encoded by the coding sequence ATGCGCATCGACGACCTGGCCCACCAGGCCGGGCTCACGGTCGACACGATCCGGTACTACCAGCGTGAGGGGCTCCTGCCGCCCGGCGAGCGTTGTGGCCGCACGAACGTCTACGGCGCGGAGCACCTCGATCGCCTCGCTCGCATCAAGGAGCTGCAGGCGCGCCGGTTTTCGCTCGCCGCGATCAAGGCGCTGCTGGCCGAGCGGCGTGAGGGCCTCGTGGAGGGCATCTTCGCCGACCGCGGTGGCGCCACGTACACGCTCCAGGAGCTCATCGAGCGCGCCGGCATCGACCCCGACCTCGCGGCGGCGCTCCGGACGTCCGGGCTGCTGCGGGACCCCGCCGAATACGGCCGCGACGCCTACGACGGCGACGACCTGGACCTTCTGCGCACGATGGCCGAGCTCCATCAGCTCGGGCTGCCCGCGCATGCGCTCGTCGAGCTCGGCCGGATCTACGCCGACGGCATCGAAGCCACCCAGCGCGAGGTCGTCGACCTCTTCACCACCGGCGGCTCGTTGCCCTGGCCGGACGACGACCTCGTCCGCTTCCAGGACGACGCTGCCAACGCCGCCACCGAGATCCTCCCCCGAGCCCGCCGCCTGGTGGACTACCTCCACCACCGCACGATCCAACGCCTCACCCTTGGCGCCATCGAGCACGATGCACTCCCCGATCCCGCGGACGAGTCGCCGGTCACCGACACCTGA
- a CDS encoding zinc ribbon domain-containing protein — protein MTATGFLLPDVENEDGAPFWAGTARGELLVQACGECGKWRFPPRPMCPHCRSTATRWEPAAGTATIWGFVVPHPPLLPAYGELAPYNVIVVALDEDPTIRMVGNLLASPDGAINEIDPETIQIGEPVRVVYQAVDDVTLPRWVRA, from the coding sequence ATGACTGCAACTGGATTCCTCCTTCCTGATGTCGAGAACGAAGACGGCGCGCCGTTCTGGGCCGGCACCGCGCGCGGCGAGCTGCTCGTACAAGCCTGCGGCGAGTGCGGAAAATGGCGATTCCCGCCGCGACCCATGTGCCCGCACTGCCGCTCCACCGCCACGAGGTGGGAGCCCGCCGCCGGCACCGCGACCATCTGGGGATTCGTGGTCCCGCATCCACCGTTGCTCCCCGCGTACGGGGAGCTCGCGCCCTACAACGTGATCGTGGTCGCGCTCGACGAGGACCCGACGATCCGCATGGTCGGCAACCTCCTCGCGTCACCCGACGGCGCGATCAACGAGATCGACCCCGAGACGATTCAGATCGGCGAGCCGGTGCGCGTGGTCTACCAAGCGGTCGACGACGTCACGCTCCCCCGCTGGGTACGCGCCTGA
- a CDS encoding lipid-transfer protein, translated as MSGIKDQVAIVGIGQTAFGKGLEDSELSLGCQAISMALDDCGIAPSEVDGTASFTMELNREVDVARNVGFGDLTYFSQVGYGGGAGCGTILHAAMAVATGQCRVAVAWRARKRAAKSSRPWAQVPQRLEDHWQWSRPWGLLRPVDEVAMLTRRYMHEHGGTREHLANVAIAFRKHANRNPAATMHDRPLTREQYMEARWISEPLCLFDNCLETDGALAVVLVSSERAKDLPQKPAYVHSAAQGLPPQHQTMINYFNDDPLLGPSWAAAGQLWRESDFKPADVKCAQIYDAFSPLVPLSLEGYGFCKRGEGGEFTNDGALEWPDGRLPTNTAGGGMSEAYVHGFNLVLEGVRQMRGTSTSQVDGADSCLVTSGEGVPTSALLLRS; from the coding sequence ATGAGCGGGATCAAGGACCAGGTCGCGATCGTCGGCATCGGTCAGACGGCGTTCGGCAAGGGGCTCGAGGATTCCGAGCTCTCCCTCGGGTGCCAAGCGATCTCGATGGCGCTCGACGACTGCGGGATCGCGCCGTCCGAGGTGGACGGCACGGCGTCGTTCACGATGGAGCTCAACCGCGAAGTAGACGTCGCTCGCAACGTCGGCTTCGGCGACCTGACCTACTTCTCCCAGGTCGGCTACGGCGGCGGCGCGGGTTGCGGCACGATCCTGCACGCGGCGATGGCTGTGGCCACCGGGCAATGTCGGGTGGCGGTCGCCTGGCGGGCGCGCAAGCGCGCGGCCAAGTCGAGTCGGCCGTGGGCGCAAGTGCCCCAGCGACTCGAGGACCACTGGCAGTGGAGCCGACCGTGGGGACTGCTCCGACCGGTCGACGAAGTCGCGATGCTCACGCGGCGGTACATGCACGAGCACGGCGGCACGCGCGAGCACCTCGCCAACGTGGCCATCGCATTCCGCAAGCATGCGAACCGAAACCCCGCGGCCACGATGCACGACCGCCCGCTCACTCGCGAGCAGTACATGGAGGCGCGCTGGATCTCCGAGCCGCTGTGCCTCTTCGACAACTGCCTCGAGACCGACGGCGCGCTCGCGGTCGTACTGGTCTCTTCCGAACGCGCGAAGGACCTCCCGCAGAAGCCGGCGTACGTGCACTCCGCCGCGCAGGGGCTGCCGCCCCAGCACCAGACGATGATCAACTACTTCAACGACGACCCTCTCTTGGGGCCATCCTGGGCCGCGGCCGGGCAACTGTGGCGCGAGTCCGACTTCAAGCCCGCGGACGTGAAGTGCGCGCAGATCTACGACGCGTTCAGCCCGCTCGTGCCGCTCTCGCTCGAGGGGTACGGCTTCTGCAAGCGCGGTGAGGGCGGCGAGTTCACCAATGATGGTGCCCTCGAATGGCCGGACGGACGGTTGCCGACGAACACCGCCGGCGGCGGGATGTCGGAGGCGTACGTACACGGCTTCAACCTCGTGCTCGAAGGCGTGCGACAGATGCGCGGCACGTCGACAAGTCAGGTGGACGGGGCCGACAGCTGCTTGGTCACCAGCGGTGAGGGCGTCCCGACGAGCGCGTTGCTCTTGAGGAGCTGA
- a CDS encoding enoyl-CoA hydratase/isomerase family protein produces MTVDEELLASVEEQVLWLTINRPDAGNAITPDVRNRVIEHLAEANDSFDVRAVVITASGEKHFCTGADLRAGRAEPPPRPEGSPDRIPGDAARMIRGGIQRLIAGILDCEKPVIAAVNGTAAGGGAQIVMACDLAVAADNARLIQVFVRRGLIPDGGGAYLLPRVVGMKKAKELVFFGDDVNAEEAERLGLYNKVVSQSELRATAKEWAERLASGPTRTLGFAKRLLNRSLDADRATLFEEEALLVELVTATEDCTEGRDSFIERRPAEFKGW; encoded by the coding sequence GTGACTGTGGACGAAGAGCTCCTGGCGTCGGTCGAGGAGCAGGTGCTCTGGCTGACGATCAACCGGCCCGACGCAGGGAACGCGATCACGCCCGATGTCCGGAACCGGGTCATCGAACATCTTGCCGAGGCGAACGACTCCTTCGATGTGCGCGCGGTGGTCATCACCGCCAGCGGCGAGAAGCACTTCTGCACCGGTGCCGACCTGCGGGCGGGGCGGGCCGAGCCGCCGCCGCGCCCCGAGGGCTCACCCGATCGGATCCCAGGTGACGCGGCCCGCATGATCCGCGGTGGCATCCAGCGCCTCATCGCCGGGATCCTCGACTGCGAGAAGCCCGTGATCGCCGCGGTAAACGGCACCGCGGCGGGTGGTGGCGCGCAGATCGTCATGGCCTGCGACCTTGCCGTGGCTGCCGACAACGCGCGACTGATCCAGGTGTTCGTCCGCCGCGGGCTCATCCCCGACGGTGGTGGCGCATACCTGCTCCCCCGCGTCGTCGGCATGAAGAAGGCCAAAGAGCTCGTGTTCTTCGGCGACGACGTAAATGCCGAGGAGGCCGAGCGGCTCGGGCTGTACAACAAGGTCGTGTCCCAGAGCGAGCTCCGCGCGACCGCGAAGGAGTGGGCGGAGCGGCTCGCCTCCGGACCGACGAGGACGCTCGGATTCGCCAAGCGCCTGCTGAACCGGTCGCTCGACGCCGACCGCGCCACGCTGTTCGAAGAGGAGGCGCTCTTGGTCGAGCTGGTGACGGCAACGGAGGATTGCACCGAGGGGAGGGACAGCTTCATCGAGCGCCGCCCTGCCGAGTTCAAGGGCTGGTGA